A section of the Streptomyces sp. V3I8 genome encodes:
- the pucL gene encoding factor-independent urate hydroxylase yields the protein MTTPSRPARSAVLAQNQYGKAENRVVRITRDGATHHIKDLNVSVALSGDMEEVHYSGSNANVLPTDTTKNTVYAFAKEHGIESAEQFGIHLARHFVTSQEPIGRARIRIEEYSWERIGTSGADARATGTGAAGHSFARRGQETRVTQITYDGSSWEVVSGLKDLVVLNSTDSEFWGYVKDTYTTLKEAYDRILATEVSARWRFGWTDGEQPAPDWEESYGQVRRHMLQAFAETYSLSLQQTLYQMGARIIDNRAEIDEVRFSLPNKHHFLVDLEPFGLKNDNEVYYAADRPYGLIEATILRDGCEALIPVDLTNL from the coding sequence ATGACCACCCCTTCCCGTCCTGCCCGTTCGGCGGTGCTGGCCCAGAACCAGTACGGCAAGGCCGAGAACCGCGTCGTCCGGATCACCCGGGACGGCGCCACCCACCACATCAAGGACCTGAACGTCTCCGTCGCCCTCAGCGGTGACATGGAGGAGGTCCACTACTCGGGCTCCAACGCGAACGTACTGCCGACGGACACCACCAAGAACACGGTGTACGCCTTCGCCAAGGAGCACGGCATCGAGTCCGCCGAGCAGTTCGGCATCCACCTCGCCCGGCACTTCGTCACCTCGCAGGAACCGATCGGGCGGGCGCGCATCCGTATCGAGGAGTACTCCTGGGAGCGGATCGGGACCTCCGGGGCCGACGCGCGGGCCACCGGAACCGGGGCGGCCGGGCACTCCTTCGCCCGCAGGGGCCAGGAGACCCGCGTCACGCAGATCACGTACGACGGTTCCTCGTGGGAGGTTGTGTCGGGCCTCAAGGACCTGGTCGTGCTGAACTCGACGGACTCCGAGTTCTGGGGCTACGTCAAGGACACGTACACGACGCTGAAAGAGGCCTACGACCGCATCCTCGCCACCGAGGTCTCCGCGCGGTGGCGGTTCGGCTGGACCGACGGCGAACAGCCCGCGCCCGACTGGGAGGAGTCCTACGGGCAGGTGCGCCGGCACATGCTCCAGGCCTTCGCGGAGACGTACTCGCTGTCGCTGCAGCAGACCCTGTACCAGATGGGCGCGCGGATCATCGACAACCGCGCCGAGATCGACGAGGTCCGCTTCTCGCTGCCGAACAAGCACCACTTCCTCGTCGACCTGGAGCCGTTCGGCCTCAAGAACGACAACGAGGTGTACTACGCCGCCGACCGGCCCTACGGGCTGATCGAGGCCACGATCCTGCGG
- the uraH gene encoding hydroxyisourate hydrolase — protein sequence MSTDTTASVSTHILDTSVGRPAGEVSVLLAARVGRAGDWQALGGSATDADGRCKDLPALPEGTTHVRLDFAVEAYFEKKQADAQQDAPANRDSGAAHVFFPEVAITFAVSPGEHYHVPLLLNPFGYSVYRGS from the coding sequence ATGAGCACCGACACCACCGCCTCCGTGTCCACGCACATCCTGGACACCAGCGTCGGCCGCCCCGCCGGGGAGGTCTCCGTCCTGCTCGCGGCCCGCGTCGGCCGTGCCGGCGACTGGCAGGCACTCGGTGGCTCCGCGACCGACGCCGACGGGCGGTGCAAGGACCTGCCGGCCCTGCCGGAGGGCACCACACACGTACGGCTCGACTTCGCCGTCGAGGCGTACTTCGAGAAGAAGCAAGCCGATGCGCAGCAGGACGCCCCCGCGAACCGGGACAGCGGTGCCGCACACGTGTTCTTCCCCGAGGTGGCGATCACCTTCGCCGTCAGCCCGGGCGAGCACTACCACGTACCGCTGCTGCTCAACCCGTTCGGCTACTCCGTTTACCGAGGGAGCTAG
- the uraD gene encoding 2-oxo-4-hydroxy-4-carboxy-5-ureidoimidazoline decarboxylase encodes MTSSTTPGGLARFNALEERAALAALHELCASQTWARSLLARRPYATADELLAASDDAMAGLSDADLAQAMAGHPPIGRPKPGDPASSCEQRGMADASDELRAQMLELNLEYQERFGHVFLICATGLTGEQMRDAVKRRLGNTPEQEREIARTELGRINRIRLAPLVEQDAPA; translated from the coding sequence GTGACGTCGAGTACGACACCCGGCGGTCTCGCCCGGTTCAACGCCCTGGAGGAACGGGCGGCCCTCGCCGCCCTGCACGAGCTGTGTGCCTCGCAGACCTGGGCGCGCAGCCTGCTCGCCCGGCGCCCGTACGCCACCGCGGACGAACTCCTCGCGGCCAGCGACGATGCCATGGCCGGCCTGTCCGACGCCGACCTGGCGCAGGCGATGGCCGGACACCCGCCGATCGGGCGCCCGAAGCCGGGCGACCCGGCCTCCTCCTGCGAACAGCGCGGCATGGCGGACGCCTCCGACGAACTCAGGGCGCAGATGCTCGAACTGAACCTGGAGTACCAGGAGAGGTTCGGCCATGTCTTCCTGATCTGCGCGACCGGCCTCACCGGCGAGCAGATGCGCGACGCGGTCAAGCGGCGGCTCGGCAACACGCCGGAGCAGGAGCGCGAGATCGCGCGCACCGAACTCGGCAGGATCAACCGCATCCGCCTCGCCCCACTCGTCGAACAGGACGCACCCGCATGA
- a CDS encoding helix-turn-helix domain-containing protein encodes MTASADDPFVSAVKPLVDAMGAEMLPPDQAGPDDVVLSWEGADVVAVRLPQLADSLDHILAALERKRGKPLAELDRKAKQEVVRMLEARGAFSVRHGVETVATALGVSRFTVYNYLNREKGA; translated from the coding sequence ATGACCGCATCCGCGGACGACCCCTTCGTCTCGGCCGTCAAGCCGCTGGTCGACGCGATGGGCGCCGAGATGCTGCCGCCCGACCAGGCGGGGCCCGACGACGTGGTGCTCTCCTGGGAGGGCGCGGACGTGGTGGCCGTGCGGCTGCCGCAACTCGCCGACTCGCTGGACCACATCCTGGCCGCCCTGGAGCGCAAGCGCGGCAAGCCCCTGGCCGAACTGGACCGCAAGGCCAAGCAGGAGGTCGTACGGATGCTGGAGGCGCGCGGAGCCTTCTCCGTGCGGCACGGCGTGGAGACCGTGGCGACCGCGCTCGGCGTCAGCCGGTTCACCGTCTACAACTACCTGAACCGGGAGAAGGGCGCCTGA
- a CDS encoding TIM barrel protein, with product MPGFSMDAAAEQRFNVNLSILFTELPLLERPAAAAAAGFTAVELWWPWTDTPTPARAELDALRKAIEDAGVQLTGLNFYAGQLPGPDRGALSVPGEESERFRANIDVTADFAHSLGCTALNALYGNRVEGVDPAEQDELALENLVLAARAADRIGAVVLIEALNEPESPRCPLVSAPAAVAVVDRVNEATGLGNARFLMDLYHLSMNGEDLPSVIERYAARTGHVQIADNPGRGAPGTGSLPLAELLGLLREQGYEGWVGLEYKPGDRPSAESFAWLPREARAARPARTARASRTPRTAR from the coding sequence ATGCCCGGTTTCTCGATGGATGCGGCCGCAGAGCAGCGCTTCAACGTCAACCTGTCGATCCTCTTCACGGAGCTCCCGCTCCTGGAGCGCCCCGCGGCAGCCGCGGCGGCGGGCTTCACCGCGGTCGAGTTGTGGTGGCCCTGGACCGACACCCCCACCCCCGCACGCGCGGAGCTCGACGCCCTGCGGAAGGCGATCGAGGACGCGGGCGTACAGCTCACGGGCCTGAACTTCTACGCCGGGCAGCTGCCCGGCCCGGACCGGGGCGCGCTGTCGGTTCCGGGCGAGGAGTCCGAGCGGTTCCGCGCGAACATCGACGTGACCGCGGACTTCGCGCACTCGTTGGGGTGCACGGCTCTCAACGCCCTGTACGGCAACCGCGTCGAGGGCGTCGATCCGGCCGAGCAGGACGAACTCGCCCTGGAGAACCTGGTACTGGCGGCCCGCGCGGCCGACCGTATCGGCGCGGTCGTGCTGATCGAGGCCCTCAACGAGCCGGAGTCGCCGCGCTGCCCCCTGGTGAGCGCCCCGGCCGCGGTCGCCGTCGTCGACAGGGTCAACGAGGCGACGGGGCTCGGCAACGCCAGGTTCCTGATGGACCTCTACCACCTGTCCATGAACGGCGAGGACCTCCCGTCGGTGATCGAGCGGTACGCCGCGCGGACCGGCCATGTGCAGATCGCCGACAACCCGGGCCGCGGCGCCCCCGGCACCGGCTCGCTCCCGCTGGCGGAGCTGCTCGGCCTGCTGCGCGAACAGGGGTACGAGGGCTGGGTCGGCCTGGAGTACAAGCCGGGCGACCGGCCGAGCGCCGAATCGTTCGCGTGGCTCCCGCGCGAGGCCCGCGCCGCCCGCCCCGCTCGCACCGCCCGCGCTTCCCGCACTCCCCGCACCGCTCGCTGA
- a CDS encoding 2-hydroxy-3-oxopropionate reductase — translation MSNPADSSGTPRPTIAWIGLGIMGSPMSENLVKAGYDVTGFTLEQDKLERLTAAGGTAAGSIAEAVRDADVVITMVPASPQVEAIAYGPDGILENARSGALLIDMSSITPQTSVDLAAAAKDKGIRVLDAPVSGGEAGAVEAVLSIMVGGEQADFDRAGPIFEALGRTVVLCGPHGSGQTVKAANQLIVAVNIQACAEAVVFLEKSGVDLRAALDVLNGGLAGSTVLTRKKDNFLNRDFGPGFRVDLHHKDMGIVTDAARNVGAALPVGAVVAQLVASLRAQGDGGLDHSALLRAVERLSGARV, via the coding sequence ATGAGCAACCCTGCCGACAGTTCCGGCACGCCCCGTCCGACGATCGCCTGGATCGGCCTCGGCATCATGGGCTCCCCCATGTCGGAGAACCTGGTCAAGGCCGGGTACGACGTCACCGGGTTCACCCTGGAGCAGGACAAGCTGGAGCGGCTGACCGCCGCCGGCGGCACGGCGGCCGGCTCGATCGCCGAGGCCGTGCGGGACGCCGACGTCGTGATCACGATGGTGCCGGCCTCCCCGCAGGTCGAGGCCATCGCGTACGGGCCCGACGGCATCCTGGAGAACGCGCGTTCCGGCGCCCTCCTGATCGACATGTCCTCCATCACCCCCCAGACCTCCGTGGACCTGGCGGCAGCGGCGAAGGACAAGGGCATCCGGGTCCTGGACGCCCCGGTGTCCGGCGGCGAGGCCGGCGCGGTCGAGGCCGTGCTGTCCATCATGGTCGGCGGCGAGCAGGCCGACTTCGACCGGGCCGGGCCGATCTTCGAGGCGCTGGGGAGGACCGTCGTGCTGTGCGGGCCGCACGGCTCGGGCCAGACCGTGAAGGCCGCGAACCAGCTGATCGTCGCGGTGAACATCCAGGCGTGCGCCGAGGCCGTGGTCTTCCTGGAGAAGTCGGGGGTCGACCTGCGGGCCGCCCTCGACGTCCTGAACGGCGGTCTCGCCGGTTCGACCGTACTGACGCGCAAGAAGGACAACTTCCTCAACCGCGACTTCGGGCCGGGCTTCCGCGTCGACCTGCACCACAAGGACATGGGCATCGTCACCGACGCCGCCCGCAACGTCGGCGCGGCACTGCCCGTCGGGGCCGTGGTCGCCCAGCTCGTGGCCTCGCTGCGCGCCCAGGGCGACGGCGGCCTGGACCACTCCGCGCTGCTGCGCGCGGTCGAGCGCCTCTCCGGCGCGCGGGTCTGA
- the gcl gene encoding glyoxylate carboligase: MARMTAARAAVEILKREGVTDAFGVPGAAINPFYAALKSSGGIGHTLARHVEGAAHMAEGYTRTAPGNIGVCIGTSGPAGTDMITGLYSATGDSVPILCITGQAPTAVIHKEDFQAVDIASIARPVAKMAVTVLEAAQVPGVFQQAFHLMRSARPGPVLIDLPIDVQLTEIEFDPQTYEPLPVYKPAATRAQIEKALALLNASERPLIVAGGGVINADACELLVEFAELTGIPVVPTLMGWGSLPDDHELNAGMVGLQTSHRYGNATFLESDFVLGIGNRWANRHTGRLDVYTAGRKFVHVDIEPTQIGRIFAPDYGIASDAKAALELFVEVAKETKAAGGLPDRSAWAGAAQHRRASLQRRTHFDDIPIKPQRVYEEMNKAFGPETRYVTTIGLSQIAGAQMLHVYRPRHWINCGQAGPLGWTVPAALGVAKADPGAQVVALSGDYDFQFMIEELAVGAQHRIPYVHVLVNNAYLGLIRQAQRGFDIDFQVNLEFENINSPELGVYGVDHVKVVEGLGCKAIRVTDPAELGAAFEQAKKLAAEFQVPVVVEAVLERVTNIAMSTTNDIGNVVEFEELATEPGHAPTSVRPLKV, encoded by the coding sequence ATGGCTCGTATGACCGCTGCCCGCGCGGCAGTCGAAATCCTCAAGCGCGAGGGCGTCACCGACGCGTTCGGTGTGCCGGGCGCGGCGATCAACCCCTTCTACGCGGCGCTCAAGTCCTCCGGCGGCATCGGCCACACCCTCGCCCGCCACGTCGAGGGCGCCGCCCACATGGCGGAGGGCTACACCCGCACCGCGCCCGGCAACATCGGCGTCTGCATCGGGACGTCCGGCCCCGCCGGCACCGACATGATCACCGGTCTGTACTCCGCGACCGGCGACTCCGTCCCGATCCTGTGCATCACGGGACAGGCCCCGACCGCCGTGATCCACAAGGAGGACTTCCAGGCCGTCGACATCGCGTCGATCGCCAGGCCGGTCGCCAAGATGGCGGTCACCGTGCTGGAGGCCGCCCAGGTCCCGGGCGTCTTCCAGCAGGCCTTCCACCTGATGCGCTCGGCCCGCCCCGGCCCGGTCCTCATCGACCTGCCCATCGACGTCCAGCTCACGGAGATCGAGTTCGATCCGCAGACGTACGAGCCGCTGCCGGTCTACAAGCCGGCCGCGACCCGCGCGCAGATCGAGAAGGCGCTCGCGCTCCTGAACGCGTCCGAGCGGCCGCTGATCGTCGCGGGCGGCGGCGTCATCAACGCCGACGCCTGCGAACTCCTCGTCGAGTTCGCCGAGTTGACCGGCATCCCGGTCGTCCCCACGCTCATGGGCTGGGGCAGCCTCCCCGACGACCACGAGCTGAACGCCGGCATGGTGGGCCTGCAGACCTCGCACCGCTACGGCAACGCGACGTTCCTGGAGTCCGACTTCGTCCTCGGCATCGGCAACCGCTGGGCCAACCGCCACACCGGCAGGCTGGACGTCTACACGGCCGGCCGGAAGTTCGTCCACGTCGACATCGAGCCCACCCAGATCGGCAGGATCTTCGCCCCGGACTACGGCATCGCCTCCGACGCGAAGGCGGCGCTGGAGCTGTTCGTCGAGGTGGCGAAGGAGACGAAGGCCGCAGGCGGGCTGCCGGACCGGTCCGCGTGGGCCGGGGCCGCCCAGCACAGGAGGGCGTCCCTGCAGCGGCGTACCCACTTCGACGACATCCCCATCAAGCCGCAGCGCGTCTACGAGGAGATGAACAAGGCCTTCGGCCCGGAGACCCGGTACGTCACCACCATCGGTCTCTCACAGATCGCCGGCGCGCAGATGCTGCACGTCTACCGGCCGCGGCACTGGATCAACTGCGGTCAGGCCGGCCCCCTCGGCTGGACCGTCCCGGCCGCGCTGGGCGTGGCCAAGGCCGACCCCGGGGCGCAGGTGGTCGCGCTCTCCGGCGACTACGACTTCCAGTTCATGATCGAGGAACTGGCCGTCGGGGCCCAGCACCGGATCCCGTACGTCCACGTGCTCGTCAACAACGCCTACCTGGGCCTCATCCGGCAGGCCCAGCGGGGGTTCGACATCGACTTCCAGGTCAATCTGGAGTTCGAGAACATCAACTCGCCCGAGCTGGGCGTGTACGGGGTCGACCACGTCAAGGTCGTCGAGGGGCTCGGCTGCAAGGCGATCCGGGTCACCGACCCGGCCGAGCTGGGCGCCGCCTTCGAGCAGGCGAAGAAGCTCGCGGCCGAGTTCCAGGTGCCGGTGGTGGTCGAGGCGGTCCTGGAGCGCGTCACCAACATCGCGATGTCCACGACCAACGACATCGGCAACGTCGTGGAGTTCGAGGAGCTCGCGACCGAGCCGGGCCACGCGCCCACCTCCGTCAGACCCCTGAAGGTCTGA
- a CDS encoding GNAT family N-acetyltransferase, which translates to MTVRAATSADLPVLQDIERAAGEPFRIFGMPEIADDEPPPLDLLERFRKAGHAWVAEDSAGRLVAYLIGEPVDGAFHIEQVSVHPDAAHQGVGRTLIAYVAGRARRQGLTGLSLTTFAEVPWNAPYYERLGFRVLAEHELTPGLRGIRAAEAENGLDRWPRVCMYLSTQPPGPRA; encoded by the coding sequence ATGACCGTCAGAGCGGCCACATCCGCCGACCTCCCCGTCCTCCAGGACATCGAACGTGCCGCGGGCGAGCCGTTCCGCATCTTCGGGATGCCCGAGATCGCCGATGACGAGCCGCCCCCGCTCGACCTCCTGGAACGCTTCCGCAAGGCGGGTCACGCCTGGGTCGCCGAGGACTCCGCCGGCCGGCTCGTCGCGTACCTGATCGGCGAGCCCGTGGACGGCGCCTTCCACATCGAGCAGGTCTCCGTCCACCCGGACGCCGCGCACCAGGGCGTGGGGCGGACCCTGATCGCGTACGTCGCCGGGCGGGCGCGCCGGCAGGGACTGACCGGTCTCTCCCTGACGACCTTCGCGGAAGTCCCCTGGAACGCCCCCTACTACGAGCGGCTCGGCTTCCGCGTCCTGGCCGAGCACGAACTCACCCCGGGGCTGCGCGGCATCCGCGCGGCGGAGGCCGAGAACGGCCTGGACCGCTGGCCCCGGGTCTGCATGTACCTGAGCACACAGCCGCCGGGACCACGCGCCTAG
- a CDS encoding NACHT domain-containing protein produces the protein MRVGWHEAGARRRLWFAVCAVALAAMAAILRFWWQDSATAGVLLTALGAFMSVAALLADVLRGDTGPRPDGGDGEHRRRAVESLAEAVREQWAAEARLRRLQDPAPLEVDWCLADRRLADHPHNIPSGAVLPGPRTDAGADTTAVAVTAAAAAPAPPGRRVVVLGEPGSGKSVFAMRYVLDRLDARREGGPVPVIFPLASWDPLRSPLRTWLADRLAADYRPLAALADDRRTLARVLVDTALVAPVLDGFDELPRSAYATAVQRINAELDPGAPLMLTSRADAWAAAVDEGDVLTGAEVVELRPLDLARAGAHLERSARPLRPAADGTPRTVWTQVLRTLEERPDLPAAKALTTPLMVALARTVYGDTARDPAPLLDRRRFPTVAAVEEHLLGAFVPAAFADAGTDAAADATRRLAVVARALQRRGTGRLAWWELESLLPRTLAVYAPGLLALAVLSVLLLPVTLARAAGDLTRLEDVVSLTAVLAGQTLGFAFGVRYLLPPGRRGADRRFRRRQALVTTGLSALLWAAYAYFDDLRFGFRFGGVTDGWIPDLIAGFLFSQLFTLFLGIAGLSRRPTPLGLPWSGAMSRAAARLGGAALAVGGTGAAGDALLGRDGSPWTVLLGTTCAAAGTALMTSGTRGGGQTAGTPRAGRIARRFVSGTVRGTATALLIGVASCTAGGFAAVAVTALKSRTATNLTGQEIRGWHFAERAGVRSAVTERPLRGGLLLPGDGARPVAYAGSARPPNCTMPLLPRRRCVDFVSRRTVFASRDGDVVALITPGAGPATITVRPANLRSVLPDEGRDWLTQGPAAGVLARNLPPVLVSGLLIGVVGGCVCGVYRALSVPSDLMRAASPGFSLRTDRTASLTRGGMVALLVACVCVPVVATPGDWGGLVHLGTQLWLPLGTAAVALSAWGRYVVARCWLAATGQLPWRLMAFLEEAHQRGVLRQSGAGFEFRHERLQAQLAGARTADVVAPRACPDVDADADEDADADEDADGRPGRPQPGAVTGPPAV, from the coding sequence ATGCGAGTCGGATGGCACGAGGCGGGGGCGCGCAGACGCCTGTGGTTCGCCGTGTGCGCGGTGGCGCTCGCGGCGATGGCGGCGATCCTGCGGTTCTGGTGGCAGGACTCCGCCACCGCCGGGGTCCTGCTGACGGCGCTCGGCGCCTTCATGTCGGTGGCGGCGCTCCTGGCGGACGTGCTGCGCGGCGACACCGGCCCCCGGCCGGACGGCGGCGACGGGGAGCACCGGCGCCGGGCCGTCGAGTCGCTCGCCGAGGCCGTACGGGAGCAGTGGGCGGCCGAGGCGCGGCTGCGGCGCCTCCAGGACCCGGCGCCGCTGGAGGTGGACTGGTGCCTCGCGGACCGGCGCCTGGCCGACCACCCGCACAACATCCCGTCCGGCGCCGTGCTGCCGGGTCCGCGGACGGACGCCGGCGCGGACACCACTGCGGTGGCTGTCACCGCTGCTGCGGCCGCCCCTGCCCCGCCCGGTCGCCGCGTCGTGGTCCTGGGCGAACCGGGGTCGGGCAAGAGCGTGTTCGCGATGCGGTACGTCCTCGACCGGCTCGACGCCCGCCGGGAGGGCGGCCCGGTCCCGGTGATCTTCCCGCTCGCCTCCTGGGACCCGCTGCGCTCGCCGCTGCGCACCTGGCTCGCGGACCGGCTGGCCGCCGACTACCGGCCGCTGGCCGCCCTGGCGGACGACCGCCGCACCCTGGCCCGCGTGCTGGTCGACACGGCGCTGGTGGCGCCGGTCCTCGACGGCTTCGACGAACTGCCCCGGTCCGCGTACGCGACGGCCGTACAGCGCATCAACGCCGAACTCGACCCGGGCGCGCCCCTGATGCTGACCAGCCGGGCCGACGCCTGGGCGGCCGCGGTGGACGAGGGCGACGTGCTCACCGGGGCCGAGGTGGTGGAACTGCGGCCCCTGGACCTCGCACGGGCCGGGGCCCACCTGGAACGCTCGGCACGGCCCCTGCGTCCGGCGGCGGACGGCACCCCGCGCACCGTGTGGACGCAGGTGCTGCGCACGCTGGAGGAACGCCCGGACCTGCCCGCGGCGAAGGCCCTCACCACCCCGCTCATGGTCGCTCTGGCCCGCACGGTCTACGGCGACACCGCCCGCGACCCCGCGCCCCTGCTCGACCGGCGGCGCTTCCCCACGGTGGCGGCGGTCGAGGAGCACCTCCTGGGGGCGTTCGTCCCCGCGGCGTTCGCGGACGCGGGGACGGACGCCGCCGCCGACGCGACGCGCCGGCTGGCCGTGGTGGCGCGGGCGTTGCAGCGCCGCGGTACGGGCCGGCTCGCCTGGTGGGAGCTGGAGTCGCTGCTGCCGCGGACGCTCGCGGTGTACGCGCCGGGGCTGCTGGCCCTCGCCGTCCTGTCCGTGCTGCTGCTGCCGGTGACCCTGGCGCGCGCCGCCGGTGACCTGACCCGGCTGGAGGACGTGGTCTCCCTGACCGCGGTGCTGGCCGGGCAGACGCTGGGGTTCGCGTTCGGGGTCCGGTACCTGCTGCCGCCCGGGCGGCGCGGCGCGGACCGGCGCTTCCGCCGGCGGCAGGCCCTCGTCACGACCGGGCTGAGCGCGCTGCTGTGGGCGGCGTACGCCTACTTCGACGACCTGCGCTTCGGTTTCCGTTTCGGCGGGGTCACCGACGGCTGGATCCCTGACCTGATCGCCGGGTTCCTGTTCTCGCAGCTGTTCACCCTGTTCCTCGGGATCGCCGGGCTCTCCCGCCGGCCCACCCCGCTCGGGCTGCCCTGGAGCGGGGCCATGAGCCGGGCGGCGGCCCGGCTGGGCGGGGCCGCGCTGGCGGTGGGCGGCACGGGCGCGGCGGGCGACGCCCTGCTGGGCCGGGACGGCAGCCCCTGGACCGTCCTGCTCGGCACCACCTGCGCGGCGGCGGGGACGGCCCTGATGACGAGCGGGACGCGCGGGGGCGGGCAGACGGCAGGGACACCGCGCGCGGGGCGGATCGCCCGCCGGTTCGTGTCGGGCACGGTCCGGGGCACCGCCACCGCGCTGCTGATCGGGGTCGCCTCCTGCACGGCGGGTGGGTTCGCGGCGGTCGCCGTGACCGCGCTCAAGTCCCGTACGGCGACGAACCTGACGGGCCAGGAGATCCGCGGCTGGCACTTCGCCGAGCGGGCCGGGGTGCGCAGCGCCGTCACGGAGCGGCCGCTGCGGGGCGGACTGCTGCTGCCCGGCGACGGGGCGCGCCCGGTGGCCTACGCCGGATCGGCACGGCCGCCGAACTGCACCATGCCGCTGCTGCCCCGGCGGCGGTGCGTGGACTTCGTCTCACGGCGGACGGTCTTCGCGTCACGCGACGGCGACGTGGTCGCGCTCATCACCCCGGGCGCCGGACCGGCCACGATCACGGTGCGCCCGGCGAACCTGCGCTCGGTGCTGCCGGACGAGGGCCGGGACTGGCTCACCCAGGGACCGGCCGCGGGGGTGCTGGCCCGCAACCTGCCGCCCGTACTGGTCTCGGGGCTGCTGATCGGTGTGGTCGGCGGCTGTGTGTGCGGGGTGTACCGCGCGCTCAGTGTGCCCTCGGACCTGATGCGGGCCGCCAGTCCCGGCTTCTCGCTGCGCACCGACCGGACCGCGTCCCTGACCCGCGGCGGCATGGTCGCGCTGCTCGTGGCGTGCGTGTGCGTGCCCGTGGTGGCGACGCCCGGCGACTGGGGCGGCCTCGTGCATCTGGGCACCCAGCTGTGGCTGCCGCTGGGCACGGCCGCGGTGGCGCTGAGCGCGTGGGGCCGTTACGTCGTCGCGCGCTGCTGGCTGGCGGCGACCGGGCAACTGCCGTGGCGGCTCATGGCGTTCCTGGAGGAGGCGCACCAGCGGGGTGTGCTGCGCCAGTCGGGGGCGGGTTTCGAGTTCCGCCACGAACGGCTCCAGGCGCAGCTCGCGGGCGCGCGGACGGCGGACGTGGTGGCTCCCCGCGCGTGCCCGGACGTGGACGCGGACGCGGACGAAGACGCCGACGCGGACGAAGACGCGGACGGAAGGCCGGGGCGTCCGCAACCGGGCGCCGTGACGGGGCCGCCTGCCGTCTAG